In one window of Pseudoliparis swirei isolate HS2019 ecotype Mariana Trench chromosome 15, NWPU_hadal_v1, whole genome shotgun sequence DNA:
- the apc gene encoding adenomatous polyposis coli protein codes for MAAASYGQLLRQVEVLKMENSNLRQELQDNSTHLTQLESEASSMKEVLKQLQGTIEEESGEASGSQMELIERLKEMSLESAGFKPRSKAPLPPSSSSSSASSGSGAPGGAAGAPFPRRGLPPAGRDGHDRCLEELEKERSLLLAELEKEEKEKDWYYAQLQNLTKRIDSLPLTENFTLQTDMSRRQLEFEARQIRSAMEEQLGSCQEMERRAQDRVSRIQQIDKDVLRLGARLQVEEAPGATDSSGLLAAAQSSGSRLDHEPTNETSYSVPRRITSHLGTKVEMVYSLLSMLGTHDKDDMSRTLLAMSSSQDSCIAMRQSGCLPLLIQLLHGNDKDSLLLGNSRGSKEARARASAALHNIVHSQPDDKRGRREIRVLHLLEQVRHYCEECWSWQENHERGVDQEDNPMPSPVEHQICPAVCVLMKLSFDEEHRHAMNELGGLQAVAELLQVDCEMFGLSSDHYSVTLRRYAGMALTNLTFGDVANKATLCSMKGCMRAMVAQLKSDSEDLQQVIASVLRNLSWRADVNSKKTLREVGSVRALTGCALEVQKESTLKSVLSALWNLSAHCTENKADICAVDGALAFLVGTLTHRSHTNTLAIIESGGGILRNVSSLIATNEVHRQILREHGCLPTLLQHLKSHSLTIVSNACGTLWNLSARDAKDQEALWELGAVGMLRNLIHSRHKMIAMGSAAALRNLMANRPARYKDASVVSPGAGAPSLHARKQKALFEELDAQQLSETFDNIDNLSPKAAHRKGRGCNGAGGPGGANAPRSYANTPVLSSPKNGDGSKRAGEEAAPYARPAFPPSVRASSDSLNSVTSADGYGNRGKTKPSADSFYSSDESGANKCCVYRKYPADLAHKIRSANHMADDDGGELDTPINYSLKYSDEQLNSGRQSPSHRESDEDDELDARLRRRNDGGGDPAPAGRAASAPQPRYAAAAAKSSYGGDSAVEQPIDYSLKYGADAARKPLFKPEEAAAPSGPSPPSSSSGKLRPPPPAANRTVPKGNQEMTQTYCVEDTPICFSRGSSLSSLSSEDEEEDGDVIGRKRRSRGGGGNDYPTLPVGEKDEQRQQKEAESQTAAAVAAAAAAASAASAPSSRGRRGHHHHHGHAHHGHAHHQVASSSGARTPKSPPEQPYAQETPLMFSRCTSVSSLDSFATSSIASSVRSSEPSSGMPSGVVSPSDLPDSPGHTMPPSRAKTPPPPLSPPPPQSTKDEEKTKKKKKDEEEESGADVLLHFATESTPHGFSRASSLSALSLDEPYIAAEMKGKKKEEEGGRGQEEGAEPILGESDDDDDIEILEACINMAMPKSSRKPKKQQQQQQAALRKPSQLPVYKLHPPQSRGQSQQRKDAPPLSEEMPRVYCVEGTPLNFSTATSLSDLTIDSPPNEELPVAPPTFAHRRGAGLPEGENGDDILAECISAAMPKARPRKPIRASLNTEHLQAPPPPALAPPPLGLQQQQQQKKKPTSPVKPMPQRAPHGGAAAKAKPGFTFDSPHHYTPIEGTPCCFSRNDSLSSLDFDEDDGGGEKDEEKKTREEEGRKRKQQTAAVFPRTKPAANATASDERQKFSIEDTPVCFSRNSSLSSLSDIDQENNNKEFAPPPERREKPPPPPPPQEELKPRPPAASCYAPRAFHVEDTPVCFSRNSSLSSLSIDSEDDLLQECISSAMPKKKKKAAAVATPLPGSKAEDYILAEEEPSDAPRSPASPDSETFDWKAIQEGANSIVSSLNAAAAAPLSRQPSSDSDSVLSLKSVGSPFRLPAANNPTRDEDEEEEEEEEEEEEEEEEEVKEEAAPMKQGARILNAGERTTLEAKKKKEAEEEEEAEEEEEAAKALRGGKKVYRSLITGKLRAEPAARGRSKPRAAAVAKAPGGVDGVDRGGGPSRDSSATSNQKAGKLLQTPRTASPGSASSSSSSASRPAKPSAAARSGGGIPRSESASRVSVSTAPKKQKAEPDKQKAEPEKQKAEPEKPALVRQSTFIKEAPSPTLKRKLEESAAAAALDSPPSPDAPLPSATRRHDANRSQSESPSRPQEATASRINRTGTWKRESGGAGGGAGKQSTSLPRVGTWKRSGSSSSVLSASSESSEKGRSEEESGVRLKGTWRKAKSGGEAAAGRVAAEDVWVRLEDCPVNNPRSSSSSARSPSANAPPVIDCPPPSKIPSSSSSSSSSSNLNLRQSCESLDDKPPERPQQQQQQQQQQQQQQRSQQRSGAVAARVSPFNYTPSPRKGDVTPAAASTTSSSSTTPTRPSLIPTPVTKNREPKGGEGGSYIVTSV; via the exons ATGGCGGCTGCGTCTTACGGCCAGCTgctgagacaggtggaggtgttaAAGATGGAGAACTCCAACCTGAGACAGGAGCTGCAGGACAACTCCACCCACCTGACCCAGCTGGAGAGTGAGGCCTCCAGCATGAAG gaagtgctgaagcagctgcagggcACCATAGAAGAAGAGTCTGGAGAGGCGTCTGGCTCTCAGATGGAGCTCATCGAAAGACTGAAAG AGATGAGCCTGGAGTCTGCAGGGTTCAAGCCCAGGTCCAAggctcctcttcccccctcgtcctcctccagctcagccTCTTCGGGCTCTGGagctcctggaggagcagcCGGAGCTCCCTTCCCCAGGAGAGGGCTGCCGCCTGCGGGCAGAGACGGCCACGACCGCtgcctggaggagctggagaaggagag GTCTCTCCTATTGGCTgagctggagaaggaggagaaggagaaggactgGTACTACGCTCAGCTGCAGAACCTCACCAAGAGGATCGACAGTCTGCCGCTCACCGAGAAC TTCACTCTGCAGACGGACATGAGTCGGCGTCAGCTGGAGTTCGAGGCGCGTCAGATCCGCTCCGcgatggaggagcagctgggcTCCTgtcaggagatggagaggagagctcag gaccGCGTCTCTCGTATCCAGCAGATCGATAAGGACGTCCTGCGACTGGGAGCCCGGCTGCAG gtggaggAAGCTCCGGGGGCGACCGACAGCAGCGGATTATTGGCTGCAGCTCAG agctCCGGCAGCCGGTTGGACCACGAGCCGACCAATGAGACGAGCTACTCTGTGCCCCGACGAATCACAAGCCACCTCGGAACCAAG GTGGAGATGGTGTACAGTCTTCTGTCTATGTTGGGGACCCACGATAAAGACGACATGTCGCGCACGCTGCTCGCCATGTCGAGCTCCCAGGACTCGTGCATCGCCATGCGTCAGTCCGGCTGCCTGCCGCTGCTCATCCAGCTGCTGCACGGCAACGACAAGGACTCCCTGTTGCTAGGCAACTCTCGCGGCAGCAAAGAGGCGCGTGCGCGCGCGTCGGCGGCATTGCACAACATCGTCCACAGCCAGCCGGACGACAAGCGCGGCCGGAGGGAGATCAGGGTGCTCCacctgctggagcaggtgcgCCACTACTGCGAGGAGTGTTGGAGCTGGCAGGAGAACCATGAGAGGGGCGTCGACCAGGAGGACAACCCCA TGCCGTCTCCAGTGGAGCATCAGATCTGTCCGGCTGTCTGCGTCCTCATGAAACTTTCTTTTGACGAGGAACATCGACACGCCATGAACGAGCTGG GCGGTCTGCAGGCGGtggctgagctgctgcaggtggacTGTGAGATGTTCGGCCTGAGCAGCGACCACTACAGCGTCACCCTGCGGCGCTACGCCGGCATGGCGCTCACCAACCTCACCTTCGGAGACGTGGCCAATAAG GCCACGCTGTGCTCCATGAAGGGCTGCATGAGGGCGATGGTCGCTCAGCTGAAGTCGGACAGTGAAGACCTGCAGCAG GTGATAGCGAGCGTGTTGAGGAACTTGTCGTGGCGCGCCGACGTCAACAGCAAGAAGACGCTGCGTGAGGTCGGCAGCGTGCGGGCGCTGACGGGCTGCGCCCTGGAGGTGCAGAAG GAGTCGACCCTGAAGTCCGTCCTCAGCGCGCTGTGGAACCTGTCGGCTCACTGCACGGAGAACAAGGCGGACATCTGCGCGGTGGACGGCGCGCTGGCGTTCCTGGTGGGAACGCTGACGCACCGCAGCCACACCAACACGCTCGCCATCATCGAGAGCGGCGGCGGCATCCTGAGGAATGTCTCCAGCCTCATCGCCACCAACGAAGTGCACAg GCAGATCCTGCGTGAGCACGGCTGCCTCCCGACTCTGCTGCAGCACCTGAAGTCTCACAGTCTGACCATCGTGTCCAACGCCTGCGGGACGCTCTGGAATCTGTCGGCCCGGGACGCCAAAGACCAGGAGGCGTTGTGGGAGCTGGGCGCCGTCGGCATGCTGCGCAACCTCATCCACTCTCGGCACAAGATGATCGCCATGGGCAGCGCCGCCGCGCTGCGCAACCTGATGGCCAACCGGCCGGCGCGCTACAAGGACGCCAGCGTGGTGTCGCCGGGCGCCGGCGCCCCGTCGCTGCACGCCCGCAAGCAGAAGGCGCTGTTCGAGGAACTGGACGCGCAGCAGCTGTCGGAGACGTTCGACAACATCGACAACCTGAGCCCCAAGGCGGCGCACAGGAAGGGGCGGGGCTGCAACGGCGCCGGGGGGCCCGGCGGAGCCAACGCGCCGCGCTCCTACGCCAACACGCCGGTGCTTTCCAGCCCGAAAAACGGAGACGGGTCGAAAAGGGCGGGCGAGGAGGCGGCGCCGTACGCCCGGCCGGCGTTCCCGCCCAGCGTGCGCGCGTCCAGCGACAGCCTCAACAGCGTCACGAGCGCCGACGGCTACGGGAACCGCGGCAAGACGAAGCCGTCGGCCGACTCGTTCTACTCGTCCGACGAGAGCGGCGCCAACAAGTGCTGCGTGTACCGCAAGTACCCGGCGGACCTGGCGCACAAGATCCGCAGCGCCAACCACATGGCGGACGACGACGGCGGCGAGCTGGACACGCCCATCAACTACAGCCTGAAGTACTCGGACGAGCAGCTGAACTCCGGCCGGCAGAGCCCGAGTCACCGCGAGAGCGACGAGGACGACGAGCTGGACGCccggctgaggaggaggaacgaCGGCGGCGGCGACCCGGCGCCCGCCGGCCGCGCGGCGTCCGCCCCGCAGCCTCGCtacgctgccgccgccgccaagTCGAGCTACGGCGGCGACTCGGCGGTCGAGCAGCCGATCGACTACAGCCTGAAGTACGGCGCCGACGCCGCCCGCAAGCCGCTGTTCAAGCCGGAGGAGGCCGCCGCCCCCTCGGGCCCGTCGCCTCCGTCCTCGTCTTCTGgcaagctccgcccccctccgccCGCAGCCAATCGGACGGTGCCGAAAGGCAACCAGGAGATGACGCAGACTTACTGCGTGGAGGACACGCCCATCTGCTTCTCCAGAGGCAGCTCGCTCTCTTCGCTGTCAtcggaagacgaggaggaagacggcGACGTCATCGGGCGGAAGAGGCGGagccgaggcggcggcggcaacGATTACCCGACGCTTCCCGTCGGCGAGAAGGATGAGCAGAGGCAGCAGAAGGAGGCGGAGAGCCAGACGGCCGCCGCCGTGGCCGCCGCGGCCGCCGCAGCCTCCGCCGCCTCGGCTCCGTCTTCGCGAGGGAGGCGcggtcaccaccaccaccacggccACGCCCACCACGGCCACGCCCACCACCAGGTAGCGTCGTCGTCGGGCGCCAGGACCCCCAAGAGCCCCCCGGAGCAGCCGTACGCCCAGGAGACGCCGCTGATGTTCAGCCGCTGCACGTCGGTCAGCTCTCTGGACTCGTTCGCCACGTCCTCCATCGCCAGCTCGGTGCGCTCCAGCGAGCCGAGCAGCGGCATGCCGAGCGGCGTGGTGAGCCCGAGCGACCTGCCCGACAGCCCGGGCCACACCATGCCGCCGAGCCGCGCcaagacgccgccgccgccgctgtcgccgccgccgccgcagagCACCAAGGACGAGGAGaaaaccaagaagaagaagaaggacgaggaggaggagagcggcgcCGACGTCCTGCTGCACTTCGCCACCGAGAGCACGCCGCACGGCTTCTCGCGGGCCTCCAGTCTGAGCGCGCTCAGTCTGGACGAGCCGTACATCGCGGCGGAGatgaaggggaagaagaaggaagaggagggggggcgcggccaggaggagggggcggagccgatCCTCGGCGAatccgacgacgacgacgacatcGAGATCCTGGAAGCGTGCATCAACATGGCGATGCCCAAGTCGTCACGGAAACCaaagaaacagcagcagcagcagcaggcggcgCTGAGGAAACCCAGCCAGCTGCCCGTCTATAAGCTCCACCCACCTCAAAGCCGCGGCCAATCACAGCAAAGGAAGGACGCGCCTCCGCTGTCGGAGGAGATGCCGAGAGTTTACTGTGTGGAGGGAACGCCGCTCAACTTCTCCACCGCCACCTCGCTCAGTGACCTCACCATCGACTCGCCGCCCAATGAGGAGctacctgtagccccgcccacctTCGCCCacaggaggggggcggggctacccgAGGGCGAGAACGGCGATGACATCCTCGCCGAGTGCATCAGCGCCGCCATGCCCAAAGCCAGACCCCGAAAACCGATCAGAGCGTCCTTGAACACCGAGCACCtccaagccccgcctcctcctgctctggccccgccccctctcggcctgcagcagcagcagcagcagaagaagaaaccgACGTCGCCGGTGAAGCCGATGCCGCAGCGCGCGCCGCACGGCGGCGCGGCCGCCAAAGCCAAGCCGGGCTTCACCTTCGACTCGCCGCACCACTACACGCCCATCGAGGGAACGCCGTGCTGCTTCTCGCGCAACGACTCGCTGAGCTCGCTCGACTTCGACGAAGACGACGGCGGCGGAgagaaggacgaggagaagaagacgagggaggaggaaggcaggaagaggaagcagcagACGGCGGCGGTTTTCCCTCGAACGAAACCCGCCGCCAACGCCACGGCGTCCGACGAGCGTCAGAAGTTCTCCATCGAGGACACGCCCGTCTGCTTCTCCAGGAACTCGTCGCTGAGCTCGCTGAGCGacatcgaccaggagaacaacaacaaggagtTCGCCCCGCCGCCCGAGCGCCGAGAgaagccgcctcctcctcctcctccgcaagAGGagttgaagccccgcccccctgcggCGAGCTGCTACGCTCCCCGAGCGTTCCACGTGGAGGACACGCCCGTCTGCTTCTCCAGGAACTCGTCGCTCAGCTCGCTGAGCATCGACTCGGAGGACGACCTCCTGCAGGAGTGCATCAGCTCCGCCAtgcccaagaagaagaagaaggccgcCGCCGTGGCCACGCCCCTTCCTGGATCCAAAGCCGAAGATTACATTTTGGCCGAGGAGGAGCCTTCCGATGCTCcgagaagccccgcctcccccgACTCCGAGACGTTCGATTGGAAGGCGATACAGGAAGGAGCCAACTCCATCGTCAGCAGCCtgaacgccgccgccgcggcgcCGCTGTCCCGCCAACCGTCATCTGACTCCGACTCGGTTCTCTCCCTGAAGTCGGTCGGCTCGCCGTTCCGCCTGCCGGCCGCCAACAACCCCACCAgagacgaagacgaagaagaggaagaagaagaggaagaagaggaggaagaagaagaagaggaagtgaaggaggaggcggcgccGATGAAGCAAGGGGCGAGGATCCTGAATGCCGGCGAGCGCACCACGCTGgaggccaagaagaagaaggaggcggaggaagaggaggaggcggaggaagaggaggaggcggcgaagGCGCTGAGAGGCGGGAAGAAGGTCTACAGGAGTCTGATCACGGGGAAGCTGAGGGCGGAGCCAGCTGCCAGGGGGCGGAGCAAGCCCAGAGCGGCAGCCGTGGCCAAAGCTCCAGGAGGCGTCGACGGCGTCGACAGAGGAGGCGGACCCTCTCGGGACTCTTCCGCGACGTCCAATCAGAAAGCAGGGAAGCTGCTTCAGACGCCGCGCACGGCGTCGCCAGGAAGCGCCTCGTCGTCTTCGTCTTCGGCCTCCAGGCCGGCCAAACCGAGCGCGGCGGCGAGGAGCGGCGGCGGCATCCCGAGGAGCGAGTCAGCGTCGAGGGTGAGCGTCTCCACGGCGCCCAAGAAGCAGAAGGCGGAGCCAGATAAGCAGAAGGCGGAGCCAGAGAAGCAGAAGGCGGAGCCAGAGAAGCCGGCGCTGGTCCGCCAGTCGACCTTCATCAAAGAGGCGCCGAGCCCGAcgctgaagaggaagctggaggagtCGGCGGCCGCGGCGGCGTTGGACTCGCCGCCGAGCCCCGACGCACCGCTGCCGTCggcgaccaggagacacgacGCCAACCGCTCGCAGTCCGAGAGCCCGTCACGCCCTCAGGAGGCGACGGCGTCGAGGATCAACCGCACCGGCACCTGGAAGCGGGAGAGCGGCGGCGCCGGAGGCGGAGCCGGCAAACAGTCGACGTCGCTGCCGCGCGTCGGCACGTGGAAGCGGAGCGGCAGCTCGTCCTCCGTGCTGTCGGCGTCCAGCGAGTCCAGTGAGAAGGGGCGGAGCGAGGAGGAGAGCGGCGTGCGGCTGAAGGGGACGTGGAGGAAGGCGAAGAGcggcggcgaggcggcggcCGGGCGCGTCGCCGCCGAGGACGTGTGGGTCCGCCTGGAGGACTGTCCCGTCAACAAcccgcgctcctcctcctcctccgcccgctCGCCCAGCGCCAACGCGCCGCCCGTCATCGACTGCCCGCCGCCCTCCAagatcccctcttcctcctcctcctcctcctcctcctccaacctcaACCTGCGCCAAAGCTGCGAGAGCCTCGACGACAAGCCGCCCGAACGcccacagcaacaacaacaacaacaacagcagcagcagcagcagcagcgcagtCAGCAGCGGAGCGGCGCCGTGGCGGCTCGCGTCAGCCCGTTCAACTACACGCCGAGCCCGAGGAAGGGCGACGTCacgcccgccgccgcctccaccaCGTCGTCCTCGTCGACGACCCCCACGCGACCTTCGCTCATCCCCACCCCTGTCACCAAGAACCGGGAGCCGAAGGGCGGCGAGGGCGGCTCGTACATCGTGACGTCGGTGTAG